A genomic region of Stenotrophomonas sp. NA06056 contains the following coding sequences:
- a CDS encoding LysM peptidoglycan-binding domain-containing protein, with amino-acid sequence MLLRFRTVVAAAMLTVAAYATAVEVNGGHPDTYVVRKGDTLWDIAGRFLQKPWLWPEIWQANPQVANPHLIYPGDVLSLAYLDRVTAQPGPRKEAPVTGVPLAQVEPFLKQLSVVDSIEQLPYVVGLEDNRLRATSGQTAYVRLADAQTGQRWAVVRPTVRYAQPKPTEDLTANGDVTPGSGNLWKAFNAPNHRRGVLGYELAQVGTGTITKVAGGKAEASTLVLDNASGGREVRAGDRLVPVEATPYDLQFFPHVPAAGVEGVDVRVLAVTDMFSTGGPRDVIAISAGRAQGVDNGTVFSLWRHGSHVAHRMKFPGSSRMDDSTSTGAGRVTLPDEYAAHAMVFRTFDNVSYALVMQGVKPVRVGYSALHPDAK; translated from the coding sequence ATGTTGCTTCGTTTTCGTACGGTCGTCGCCGCGGCGATGCTGACCGTGGCTGCCTATGCTACCGCCGTGGAAGTGAATGGCGGGCACCCGGACACCTATGTGGTCCGCAAAGGGGACACCCTGTGGGATATCGCAGGACGTTTCCTGCAGAAACCATGGCTGTGGCCTGAGATCTGGCAGGCCAATCCGCAGGTCGCCAATCCACACCTGATCTATCCCGGTGACGTCCTCAGCCTGGCCTACCTGGACCGGGTGACGGCCCAGCCCGGCCCGCGCAAGGAAGCCCCGGTGACCGGCGTGCCGCTGGCCCAGGTCGAGCCGTTCCTGAAGCAGCTCAGCGTGGTCGACAGCATTGAACAGCTGCCCTATGTGGTCGGCCTGGAAGACAACCGCCTGCGCGCCACCAGCGGCCAGACCGCCTATGTGCGCCTGGCCGACGCCCAGACCGGGCAGCGCTGGGCCGTGGTCCGCCCGACCGTGCGCTACGCCCAGCCCAAGCCGACCGAGGACCTGACCGCCAACGGCGATGTCACCCCGGGCAGCGGCAACCTCTGGAAGGCCTTCAACGCGCCCAACCACCGCCGCGGTGTACTGGGCTATGAGCTGGCACAGGTCGGCACCGGCACCATCACCAAGGTGGCTGGCGGCAAGGCCGAAGCGTCGACTCTGGTGCTGGACAACGCCAGCGGTGGCCGTGAAGTGCGTGCTGGCGACCGTCTGGTGCCGGTCGAGGCCACGCCATACGACCTGCAGTTCTTCCCGCATGTACCTGCCGCCGGCGTGGAAGGCGTGGACGTGCGCGTACTGGCAGTCACCGACATGTTCAGCACCGGCGGCCCGCGCGACGTGATCGCGATTTCCGCTGGCCGCGCCCAGGGCGTGGACAACGGCACCGTGTTCTCGCTGTGGCGCCATGGCAGCCATGTGGCACACCGGATGAAGTTCCCGGGGTCTTCGCGCATGGACGACTCGACCAGCACGGGCGCCGGCCGGGTCACCCTGCCGGACGAGTACGCCGCGCACGCAATGGTCTTCCGCACCTTCGACAACGTCAGCTATGCGTTGGTGATGCAGGGCGTGAAGCCCGTGCGTGTGGGCTACAGCGCGCTGCACCCGGACGCGAAATGA
- the fmt gene encoding methionyl-tRNA formyltransferase has product MRIVFAGTPEFAVSSLRAAARHHEVVAVYTQPDRPAGRGRGLAPSPVKLEAVARGIPVYQPETLKDEAAQQQLRDLQPDLMVVVAYGLILPKAVLTIPTHGCWNVHGSLLPRWRGAAPIQRAIQAGDEKTGICLMQMEAGLDTGPVLLHQELAIATTDTGGQLHDKLAELGAQVLSDGLGLLRAGIKPIARPQPEQGVTYAHKLDKAEAKLDWAQDAEALARTVRAFNPWPIAEALLAGERVRIHGAVALDVAHGQAPGTVLAAGREGIDIACGQGALRLRVLQREGGKAITAADYLNARRDLRVGV; this is encoded by the coding sequence ATGAGGATTGTCTTTGCCGGTACGCCGGAATTCGCGGTGTCGTCGCTGCGCGCGGCCGCGCGTCATCACGAGGTGGTGGCTGTCTACACGCAGCCTGATCGCCCGGCTGGCCGTGGCCGTGGGCTGGCGCCTTCGCCGGTCAAGCTGGAAGCGGTCGCCCGCGGCATCCCCGTGTACCAGCCGGAAACGCTGAAGGACGAGGCAGCCCAGCAGCAACTGCGTGACCTGCAGCCGGACCTGATGGTGGTGGTGGCCTATGGCCTGATCCTGCCCAAGGCGGTGTTGACCATCCCGACCCATGGCTGCTGGAACGTGCATGGGTCGCTGCTGCCGCGCTGGCGCGGCGCCGCACCGATCCAGCGTGCCATCCAGGCCGGTGACGAGAAGACCGGCATCTGCCTGATGCAGATGGAAGCTGGCCTGGATACGGGCCCGGTGCTGCTGCACCAGGAGCTGGCCATTGCCACCACCGATACCGGTGGCCAGCTGCACGACAAGCTGGCCGAGCTCGGTGCACAGGTGCTGTCCGATGGACTGGGCCTGCTGCGCGCGGGCATCAAGCCGATTGCACGGCCACAGCCGGAGCAGGGCGTGACTTACGCGCACAAGCTGGACAAGGCCGAGGCAAAACTGGACTGGGCGCAGGACGCAGAAGCGCTGGCGCGGACAGTGCGCGCATTCAATCCGTGGCCGATTGCCGAGGCGCTGCTGGCCGGCGAGCGCGTGCGCATCCACGGCGCGGTGGCACTGGATGTGGCCCATGGCCAAGCGCCGGGCACGGTGCTGGCCGCTGGCCGCGAAGGCATCGACATCGCCTGCGGACAGGGCGCGCTGCGCCTGCGCGTGCTGCAGCGGGAAGGCGGCAAGGCGATCACCGCCGCCGACTATCTCAATGCCCGCCGTGACCTGCGCGTGGGGGTTTGA
- the rsmB gene encoding 16S rRNA (cytosine(967)-C(5))-methyltransferase RsmB, which translates to MSKANDFSIAKAAPGAATRMLAARVLAQVFTRGRSLKAELAWALPKLADTRDRALLEALCFAVLRRRSTYDAALQGWMQKPLSARDADLRTLLMVGFAQLDVLELPAHAALSATVDAARALGRERQAGLVNAILRRAQREGFPEQPARDAFPVWLAEAVERDWPAQAEAIFAASLQPAPLWLRANHQQGGRDKVMAALAEAGIAAEASPLSADALRLAVPVPVNQLPGFGEGLLSVQDLSAQCAADALAPPAGSRVLDACAAPGGKSAHLLERDPSLRLLALDIDARRLARAKDTFARTGVGEGAQVLVADASDPGAWWDGVPFDAILLDAPCSATGVIRRQPDVMFHRRAEDIDALVGIQARLLEACWSMLRPGGVLLYATCSILRAENVDQVKGFLKWHADAEAVALGDAFGLDCDGIARQRLPGENDADGFFYARLLKKA; encoded by the coding sequence GTGAGCAAGGCGAACGATTTTTCCATTGCCAAGGCGGCGCCGGGCGCGGCCACCCGCATGCTCGCTGCGCGCGTGCTTGCGCAGGTGTTCACCCGCGGTCGTTCGCTCAAGGCGGAACTGGCCTGGGCCCTGCCCAAGCTGGCCGACACCCGCGACCGTGCGCTGCTTGAAGCACTGTGCTTTGCGGTGCTGCGTCGTCGCAGCACCTACGACGCTGCCCTGCAGGGATGGATGCAGAAGCCGCTGTCGGCACGCGATGCCGACCTGCGCACGCTGCTGATGGTGGGTTTTGCCCAGCTGGATGTGCTGGAACTACCTGCCCATGCGGCGCTGTCGGCCACGGTTGATGCTGCACGCGCACTGGGTCGTGAACGCCAAGCGGGCCTGGTCAACGCGATCCTGCGACGGGCCCAGCGCGAGGGTTTCCCCGAACAGCCGGCACGCGACGCATTTCCGGTCTGGCTGGCCGAGGCCGTTGAACGCGACTGGCCGGCACAGGCCGAGGCGATCTTCGCTGCCAGCCTGCAGCCGGCGCCGTTGTGGTTGCGTGCCAACCACCAGCAGGGCGGGCGCGACAAAGTCATGGCGGCCCTGGCCGAGGCCGGCATTGCCGCCGAAGCCAGCCCGTTGAGTGCCGATGCACTGCGATTGGCCGTGCCGGTTCCGGTGAACCAGTTGCCCGGCTTCGGCGAAGGCCTGCTGTCGGTGCAGGATCTGTCGGCGCAATGTGCCGCCGACGCGCTGGCGCCGCCGGCCGGCAGCCGCGTGCTCGACGCGTGTGCCGCCCCGGGTGGCAAGTCGGCGCATCTGCTGGAGCGTGACCCCAGCCTGCGATTGCTGGCGCTGGACATCGATGCCCGTCGCCTGGCGCGCGCCAAGGATACGTTCGCCCGCACCGGCGTGGGCGAAGGCGCCCAGGTGCTGGTGGCCGATGCCAGCGATCCGGGGGCATGGTGGGATGGCGTTCCATTCGACGCGATCCTGCTGGACGCACCCTGCTCGGCCACGGGCGTCATCCGCCGGCAGCCGGACGTGATGTTCCATCGCCGGGCGGAAGACATCGATGCGCTGGTCGGCATCCAGGCCCGGTTGCTGGAAGCCTGCTGGTCGATGCTGCGCCCCGGTGGTGTGCTGCTGTATGCCACCTGCTCGATCCTGCGCGCGGAAAATGTCGATCAGGTAAAGGGCTTCCTGAAGTGGCACGCGGATGCGGAAGCGGTCGCGCTGGGTGACGCATTTGGTCTGGATTGTGACGGTATCGCACGCCAGCGCTTGCCCGGTGAAAACGATGCTGACGGATTTTTCTACGCGCGTCTGCTAAAAAAGGCCTGA
- the dprA gene encoding DNA-processing protein DprA — translation MTEHGHEALLRLLIAGGSLAPRRALLQNASNAQAALALGVAGWRAHGCTPEQCAALERPDTRTLASAQRWLQQPGHHLLACNDPAFPPVLLDAPNPPLALFAEGDPAIAWRPAVALVGSRSPTPTGRALAARFATCFVEAGLAVASGLAAGIDAAAHQAALEAGGCTLAVIGTGPDRAYPSSHARLQARIAAEGVVLSEYLPGTPARPGHFPARNRLVAGLALATVVVEAAQRSGALITARLAAEAGREVCAIPGSVLNPRAAGCHRLIRQGVALVERPEEVLELLAPALRHQLPGLQTRLATPTEQAAPADLPACWANDADYQRLWRALAHDPISMDSLITQCGLTASEVSSMLLAMELAGIVVCVHGRYCRRP, via the coding sequence ATGACTGAGCACGGACATGAGGCGCTGCTGCGCCTGTTGATCGCGGGGGGCTCGCTGGCACCCAGGCGCGCGCTGCTGCAGAACGCCAGCAATGCGCAGGCGGCATTGGCGCTGGGCGTTGCAGGCTGGCGCGCCCACGGCTGCACGCCGGAACAATGCGCTGCGCTGGAGCGTCCCGATACCCGCACCCTGGCGAGCGCTCAGCGCTGGCTGCAGCAGCCTGGTCATCACCTGCTGGCCTGCAACGATCCGGCCTTTCCCCCTGTCCTTCTCGATGCACCCAATCCTCCCCTGGCGCTGTTCGCCGAGGGGGATCCAGCCATCGCCTGGCGCCCTGCGGTGGCCCTGGTCGGCAGTCGTTCCCCCACCCCTACGGGTCGCGCCCTCGCCGCACGGTTTGCCACCTGTTTCGTAGAGGCCGGGCTGGCCGTGGCCAGCGGGTTGGCGGCAGGCATCGACGCGGCCGCCCATCAGGCGGCGCTGGAAGCAGGCGGTTGCACCCTTGCGGTGATCGGCACCGGCCCGGACCGCGCCTATCCCAGCAGCCACGCCCGCCTGCAGGCCAGAATCGCCGCCGAAGGTGTGGTGCTCAGCGAGTACCTGCCAGGCACGCCCGCACGGCCGGGCCACTTCCCCGCACGCAACCGGCTGGTGGCCGGGCTGGCCCTGGCCACGGTGGTGGTCGAGGCCGCACAACGCTCGGGCGCCCTGATCACCGCTCGGCTGGCCGCCGAAGCGGGCCGCGAGGTCTGCGCGATACCCGGTTCGGTACTCAATCCGCGCGCCGCCGGCTGCCACCGGCTCATCCGTCAAGGGGTTGCCCTGGTCGAACGTCCCGAAGAGGTGCTGGAACTGCTGGCTCCGGCATTGCGTCACCAGCTTCCGGGCTTGCAAACCCGGCTGGCCACCCCCACTGAACAGGCAGCGCCGGCGGATCTGCCGGCATGCTGGGCGAACGACGCTGACTACCAGCGCTTGTGGCGGGCGCTGGCGCACGACCCAATCAGTATGGATTCACTGATCACGCAGTGTGGATTGACGGCGTCGGAGGTGTCCTCCATGCTGCTGGCCATGGAACTTGCGGGAATCGTGGTGTGCGTACACGGCCGCTACTGTCGACGTCCCTAG
- a CDS encoding DNA topoisomerase I, with amino-acid sequence MPKHLLIVESPAKAKTINKYLGKDYTVLASYGHVRDLIPKEGAVDPENGFAMHYDVIEKNEKHVDAIAKAAKGADDILLATDPDREGEAISWHIAEILKERGLVKDKPMQRVVFTEITPRAIKEAINQPREIASDLVDAQQARRALDYLVGFNLSPVLWRKVQRGLSAGRVQSPALRMIVEREEEIEAFIAREYWSIAAECAHPSQHFNAKLVKLDGQKFEQFTVTDGDTAEAARLRIQQAAQGALHVTDVASKERKRRPAPPFTTSTLQQEASRKLGFTTRKTMQVAQKLYEGMDIGGEEGTVGLISYMRTDSVNLSQDALAEIRDVIARDYGIASLPDQPNTYQTKSKNAQEAHEAVRPTSALRTPAQVARFLTDDERKLYELIWKRAVACQMIPATLNTVSVDLSAGSEHVFRASGTTVVVPGFLAVYEEGKDSKSAEDDDEGRKLPAMKPGDRVPLERIVADQHFTQPPPRFTEAALVKALEEYGIGRPSTYASIIQTLLFRKYVEMEGRSFRPSDVGRAVSKFLSSHFTQYVDYDFTAKLEDELDAVSRGEEEWIPLMSRFWGPFKELVEDKKESVDRAEASGARELGTDPKTGKPVSVRLGRFGPYAAIGSTAEDAEDKPKFASLRPGQSMHTISLEDALELFLMPRALGEDKGEDVSVGIGRFGPFAKRGSTYASLKKEDDPYTIDLARAVFLIEEKEEIARNRIIKEFEGSDIQVLNGRFGPYISDGKMNGKIPKDREPASLTLAEVQQLMEETGKPVRKGFGAKKAAAKKVPAKKAAVKKEAAPKKAVAKKAAAKKAPAKKAAAKKAVAKKAPAKKAVKKAAK; translated from the coding sequence ATGCCCAAGCACCTGCTCATCGTTGAATCGCCGGCCAAAGCCAAGACGATCAACAAATACCTCGGCAAGGACTACACGGTCCTGGCCTCGTATGGGCACGTGCGTGATCTGATCCCGAAGGAAGGCGCGGTTGACCCGGAGAACGGGTTCGCCATGCATTACGACGTGATCGAGAAGAACGAAAAGCATGTCGATGCAATCGCCAAGGCCGCAAAGGGCGCCGACGACATCCTGCTGGCGACCGACCCGGATCGCGAGGGTGAAGCGATCAGCTGGCATATCGCCGAGATCCTGAAGGAACGCGGGCTGGTCAAGGACAAGCCGATGCAGCGCGTGGTCTTCACCGAAATCACCCCGCGCGCGATCAAGGAAGCCATCAACCAACCGCGCGAGATCGCCAGCGACCTGGTCGACGCCCAGCAGGCGCGCCGCGCGCTGGACTACCTGGTCGGCTTCAACCTGTCACCGGTGCTGTGGCGCAAGGTCCAGCGCGGCCTGTCCGCAGGCCGCGTGCAGAGCCCGGCGCTGCGCATGATCGTCGAGCGCGAGGAAGAGATCGAAGCCTTCATCGCCCGCGAATACTGGTCGATCGCCGCCGAGTGCGCGCACCCCTCGCAGCACTTCAATGCCAAGCTGGTCAAGCTGGACGGGCAGAAATTCGAGCAGTTCACCGTCACTGACGGCGACACCGCCGAGGCTGCCCGCCTGCGCATCCAGCAAGCGGCACAAGGCGCCCTGCATGTCACCGACGTGGCCAGCAAGGAGCGCAAGCGTCGCCCCGCGCCGCCATTCACCACCTCCACGCTGCAGCAGGAAGCCTCGCGCAAGCTCGGTTTCACTACCCGCAAGACCATGCAGGTTGCGCAGAAGCTGTACGAAGGCATGGACATCGGCGGCGAAGAAGGCACGGTCGGCCTGATCTCGTACATGCGTACCGACTCGGTGAACCTGTCGCAGGACGCGCTGGCCGAGATCCGCGACGTGATCGCCCGTGACTACGGCATCGCCTCGCTGCCCGACCAGCCCAACACCTACCAGACCAAGTCAAAGAACGCCCAGGAAGCGCACGAAGCGGTGCGCCCGACCTCGGCACTGCGTACCCCGGCCCAGGTCGCGCGGTTCCTGACCGACGACGAGCGCAAGCTGTACGAGCTGATCTGGAAGCGTGCAGTGGCCTGCCAGATGATTCCGGCCACGCTCAACACGGTCAGCGTGGATCTGTCGGCCGGCAGCGAACACGTGTTCCGCGCCAGCGGCACCACCGTGGTCGTGCCCGGCTTCCTGGCCGTGTACGAGGAAGGCAAGGACAGCAAGAGCGCCGAGGATGACGACGAAGGCCGCAAGCTGCCGGCGATGAAGCCGGGCGACCGCGTGCCGCTGGAACGCATCGTGGCCGATCAGCACTTCACCCAGCCGCCGCCGCGCTTCACCGAAGCGGCGCTGGTCAAGGCGCTGGAAGAATATGGCATCGGCCGTCCTTCGACCTACGCCTCGATCATCCAGACCCTGCTGTTCCGCAAGTACGTGGAAATGGAAGGCCGCAGCTTCCGTCCGTCCGATGTCGGCCGCGCGGTATCCAAGTTCCTGTCCAGCCACTTCACCCAATACGTCGACTACGACTTCACCGCCAAGCTGGAGGACGAGCTCGATGCCGTCTCGCGCGGCGAGGAAGAGTGGATTCCGCTGATGTCGCGCTTCTGGGGACCGTTCAAGGAACTGGTCGAAGACAAGAAGGAATCGGTCGACCGCGCCGAGGCCAGTGGCGCACGCGAGCTCGGCACCGACCCGAAGACCGGCAAGCCGGTCAGCGTGCGCCTGGGCCGGTTCGGGCCTTACGCGGCCATCGGCAGCACGGCTGAAGATGCCGAAGACAAGCCCAAGTTCGCTTCGCTGCGGCCGGGCCAGTCGATGCACACCATTTCCCTGGAAGACGCGCTGGAGCTGTTCCTGATGCCGCGCGCGCTGGGCGAGGACAAGGGCGAGGACGTCAGCGTCGGCATCGGCCGCTTCGGTCCGTTCGCCAAGCGCGGCAGCACCTACGCCTCGCTGAAGAAGGAAGACGACCCGTACACCATCGACCTGGCCCGCGCCGTGTTCCTGATCGAAGAGAAGGAAGAAATCGCGCGCAACCGGATCATCAAGGAGTTCGAGGGCAGCGACATCCAGGTGCTGAACGGTCGTTTCGGCCCGTACATCAGCGACGGCAAGATGAACGGCAAGATCCCCAAGGATCGTGAGCCGGCATCGTTGACCCTGGCCGAAGTGCAGCAGTTGATGGAAGAAACCGGCAAGCCGGTACGCAAGGGCTTCGGCGCCAAGAAGGCTGCCGCAAAGAAGGTCCCCGCGAAGAAGGCGGCAGTGAAGAAGGAAGCCGCGCCGAAGAAGGCCGTGGCCAAGAAGGCTGCTGCCAAGAAAGCACCGGCAAAGAAGGCGGCTGCGAAGAAGGCCGTGGCCAAGAAGGCACCGGCAAAGAAGGCCGTCAAGAAGGCTGCCAAGTAG
- the def gene encoding peptide deformylase: protein MALLPILEFPDPRLRTKAALIDAAEVTTPAFQELLDNMFETMYDAPGIGLAASQVDVHQRFMVIDVSEEKNEPRVFINPEIVAKDGGQVYQEGCLSVPGIFADVTRADTITVKFLDRQGQPQELTTDGLLAVCVQHEMDHLDGKLFIDYLSPLKREMVRKKLAKQRKHVA, encoded by the coding sequence ATGGCTTTACTCCCCATCCTTGAGTTCCCCGATCCGCGCCTGCGTACCAAGGCTGCGTTGATCGATGCCGCCGAAGTGACCACGCCGGCGTTCCAGGAGCTGCTCGACAACATGTTCGAGACCATGTACGACGCCCCGGGCATCGGCCTGGCGGCCAGCCAGGTGGACGTGCACCAGCGCTTCATGGTCATCGACGTGAGCGAAGAAAAGAACGAGCCGCGCGTCTTCATCAACCCGGAAATCGTCGCCAAGGACGGGGGCCAGGTGTACCAGGAAGGCTGCCTGTCGGTGCCTGGCATCTTTGCTGACGTGACCCGTGCCGACACCATCACCGTCAAGTTCCTGGACCGCCAGGGGCAGCCGCAGGAACTGACCACCGACGGCCTGCTGGCGGTCTGCGTGCAGCACGAGATGGACCATCTGGACGGCAAGCTGTTCATCGATTACCTGTCGCCGCTGAAGCGCGAGATGGTCCGCAAGAAGCTGGCCAAACAGCGCAAGCACGTGGCGTGA
- a CDS encoding DUF494 family protein, whose protein sequence is MKESILDVLLYLFEHYFSEDADLIRDRDSLQNGLIQAGFSPTEINKAFEWLDALAAQRPSAAQARVDGPVRIYHGPELDKLDVECRGFLLYLEQHGILDAGQRELVLDRAMALDQDELDLDDLKWVVLMVLFNQPGAEAAYAWMETQMFVDEPEPLH, encoded by the coding sequence ATGAAAGAGAGCATCCTGGATGTACTGCTGTACCTGTTTGAACACTATTTCAGCGAAGATGCGGACCTGATCCGTGACCGCGACTCACTGCAGAATGGCCTGATCCAGGCCGGTTTCAGCCCCACTGAGATCAACAAGGCATTCGAATGGCTCGATGCCCTGGCAGCGCAGCGCCCGAGCGCGGCCCAGGCCCGGGTCGATGGTCCCGTTCGCATCTATCACGGCCCGGAGCTGGACAAGCTTGACGTGGAATGCCGTGGTTTCCTGCTGTACCTGGAACAGCACGGCATCCTTGATGCTGGCCAGCGCGAGCTGGTGCTGGACCGGGCAATGGCCCTGGACCAGGACGAACTGGACCTGGACGACCTGAAATGGGTCGTGCTGATGGTGCTGTTCAACCAGCCCGGCGCCGAGGCGGCCTACGCCTGGATGGAAACGCAGATGTTCGTGGACGAGCCAGAACCCCTGCACTGA
- a CDS encoding GYF domain-containing protein: MSEWFHAEGNRQQGPLPSEQLIELFRSNQITLDTLVWRDGLPQWQPLRNVVDELGLIVPAVDAVPPAPPPPPAAPLPPTLPPASPYATTPLDAAPVVKKGLSGCALTAIIGGVALLVVVPILAILAAIALPAYTDYTIKAKVAGAITALQPLKDKVQHFADDQGRCPGANDAGFPAADEFAGQGLSAVHIGRFNNGHCGIEATLAVPGKSQDGDLLWLEYDRDSGRWECSGESDDKYLPTQCHG; encoded by the coding sequence GTGAGTGAGTGGTTCCATGCCGAAGGCAACCGCCAGCAAGGCCCGTTGCCTTCGGAACAGTTGATCGAGCTGTTCCGTAGCAACCAGATCACCCTGGACACCCTGGTCTGGCGCGACGGCTTGCCGCAATGGCAGCCGTTGCGCAACGTGGTCGACGAACTGGGGCTGATCGTGCCCGCTGTCGATGCAGTCCCCCCTGCGCCACCGCCACCTCCTGCTGCTCCGCTGCCGCCTACCCTGCCACCCGCCTCGCCCTACGCGACCACGCCACTGGACGCTGCACCGGTGGTGAAGAAGGGCCTGTCCGGCTGCGCGTTGACCGCCATCATCGGCGGCGTTGCATTGTTGGTGGTGGTGCCGATCCTGGCCATCCTGGCAGCCATCGCCCTGCCGGCCTATACCGACTACACCATCAAGGCCAAGGTCGCCGGCGCGATCACCGCGCTGCAGCCGCTGAAGGACAAGGTCCAGCATTTCGCCGATGACCAGGGCCGTTGCCCGGGCGCCAACGACGCCGGTTTCCCGGCCGCGGACGAATTCGCAGGCCAGGGCCTGTCGGCCGTGCATATCGGCCGCTTCAACAATGGCCACTGCGGCATCGAAGCGACGCTGGCGGTTCCGGGCAAGAGCCAGGATGGCGACCTGCTGTGGCTCGAGTACGACCGTGACAGCGGACGCTGGGAATGCAGCGGCGAAAGCGACGACAAGTATCTGCCCACGCAGTGCCACGGCTGA
- a CDS encoding RDD family protein: MTEWYYAEGQQRQGPLEITEIRQRFQRGQLNLDTLVWREGMGQWAPLRQLVDELGLQTLADASTSTATGGFDLRNDYAAIDNGTAPLPGTGALSNSPYNAPGAVGGDHWQPVQGGEVVYAGFWKRFAAYLIDYFVLLIPSGVVGGVLGFVLGAGMGATGSGETAVEVVTQLISGLAGLFIAAAYYGWFHASRGGATLGKMAIGIKVVRGNGDRLTLGRSIGRYFATILSGLTLCIGYLMAAFTERKQGLHDLICDTVVVDRWAYTDQPQLQRRELGAVTIVILVLGGLLMLAGFAAIILAVGVIANMAS; this comes from the coding sequence ATGACTGAGTGGTACTACGCCGAAGGACAGCAACGCCAGGGCCCGTTGGAGATCACCGAGATCCGCCAGCGCTTCCAGCGCGGCCAGTTGAACCTGGACACCCTGGTCTGGCGCGAAGGCATGGGACAGTGGGCACCGCTGCGACAGCTGGTGGACGAACTGGGCCTGCAGACCCTGGCCGATGCCAGTACCTCCACCGCCACCGGTGGCTTCGACCTGCGCAACGACTATGCCGCGATCGACAACGGTACCGCCCCCCTGCCGGGCACTGGCGCCCTCAGCAACTCGCCGTACAACGCGCCTGGCGCAGTGGGCGGCGACCATTGGCAGCCGGTGCAGGGCGGCGAAGTGGTCTATGCCGGCTTCTGGAAGCGCTTTGCCGCTTACCTGATCGACTATTTCGTTCTGCTGATTCCCAGCGGCGTGGTCGGTGGCGTGCTGGGCTTCGTGCTTGGCGCCGGCATGGGGGCCACTGGCAGCGGCGAAACCGCAGTGGAAGTGGTCACCCAGCTGATCAGTGGTCTGGCCGGCCTGTTCATCGCCGCCGCCTACTACGGCTGGTTCCATGCCTCCCGTGGTGGCGCCACCCTCGGCAAGATGGCCATTGGCATCAAGGTCGTGCGTGGCAACGGCGATCGCCTGACCCTGGGCCGCAGCATCGGCCGCTACTTCGCCACCATCCTCAGTGGCCTGACCCTGTGCATCGGCTACTTGATGGCCGCCTTCACCGAGCGCAAGCAGGGCCTGCATGACCTCATCTGCGACACCGTGGTGGTCGACCGCTGGGCCTACACCGACCAACCGCAGCTGCAGCGCCGCGAACTGGGCGCGGTGACCATCGTGATCCTGGTGCTGGGCGGCCTGCTGATGCTGGCCGGTTTCGCCGCGATCATCCTCGCCGTTGGCGTCATCGCCAACATGGCGTCCTGA